One Haemorhous mexicanus isolate bHaeMex1 chromosome 9, bHaeMex1.pri, whole genome shotgun sequence DNA segment encodes these proteins:
- the ARHGAP29 gene encoding rho GTPase-activating protein 29 isoform X11, producing MGDVDNGSSLGLPVSRRSRSFENLSVESGGSLHERDDIQGHLRAEEVDSMLLRNDTGIESALSYAKAWSKYTKDVVAWVEKKLSLEVECAKNLAKMAEAAKAVVGHQDYMPFQSIFFNAFQNDIENSQLWQQTAAALQSNKFVQPLLGRKNELDRQRKDIKDLWQREQKKMQDLEAALRKAKLLYTQRQDEYEKAKSCTARAEEEQLSSSGSFVKDFSKQLEKKRRLEEEALQKAEEASEHYKASMAEVEEKRNYLESFKSDVLTQLRELIYQCDLTLKAATVNLFQLQHAQVVSLPVNCQSLCESAKLYDPGQQYSEFVKSLPKDGVPVESGCFETQNSQVDGVFNKQSANSVHTSHGNLSQCSGDFPAQTLDDVGSPVYHRSQKVREKRSSSNTDIPAVRGPPPFRSWSVGNQSGGMCSDSESAGGSSESRSMDSPSASPGDFKRRLPRTPSTGTMSSADDLDEREPPSPSDCGLNDLTSETANSPGPFRNANMSKAAQTHKLRKLRAPSKCRECDGLVVFHGAECEECSLACHKKCLETLAIQCGHKKLHGRLHLFGVEFAQAAKNFPDGIPFIIKKCTSEIESRALNVKGIYRVNGAKSRVEKLCQAFENGKDLVELSELYAHDISNVLKLYLRQLPEPLILFRLYNEFIGLAKESQNANEESDAKQASPKAKTRQSLCIELNRIIIKIKDLLKQLPVPNYNTLQYLIGHLHRVTEQCDENKMSASNLGIIFGPTLIRPRQTDATVSLSSLVDYPYQARVVELLITYYEKIFDVSLKPLLSASHAEETAGTGRVALSADEREPQQQRKSFVAVREQGIQIVPCERSSETAALLLELKNSKNTKEEADTSVTGDVVSPASEKDNDPFISLGEDPCQMNLVAVKPNRQIAKVPLRAPRTKPTSRPVSLPVDRILPPCVLNERNSRNAGAINSEKLGRSPTIEEVSEVKAVPAVDTCCRLPCYDTQMLRKTWDKQYKQYDITARTAMIVTNVPQEIRALESGTAGALSSSCSLGNNSAKAILPNKPYSVVGSGRTAAEENGPDVNPLAAFRAPRTLQPPPGTFYKPPSNKSKENGDGSSAKACAPTSASSVLPQDNTVKLARSSALLSGDAEQNTNEQKSSSEDIHSTDLKPAYHRLRPKRIQELEHREAHFV from the exons ATGGGAGATGTAGACAATGGCTCGTCATTGGGACTTCCTGTATCTCGGAGAAGTCGG TCTTTTGAGAATCTTTCTGTGGAGTCTGGGGGTTCACTGCATGAAAGGGATGACATTCAAG GACATCTTCGAGCAGAGGAGGTTGATAGCATGCTCCTAAGAAATGACACTGGAATTGAGTCGGCTCTGTCCTATGCTAAAGCATGGTCAAAATATACCAAGGATGTAGTCGCATGGGTAGAAAAAAAGCTTAGCTTGG aagtgGAATGTGCTAAAAACTTAGCAAAAATGGCTGAAGCTGCTAAAGCTGTTGTTGGACACCAG GATTATATGCCATTCCAGTCAATATTCTTTAATGCTTTTCAAAATGATATCGAGAACAGTCAACTTTGGCAacaaacagctgctgctctccagtctAACAAATTTGTGCAG CCTCTCCTTGGAAGGAAAAATGAGTTGGATAGACAAAGGAAAGATATCAAGGACCTTTGGCAAcgagaacagaaaaaaatg CAAGATCTGGAAGCTGCTCTCAGAAAAGCCAAGTTGCTGTATACGCAGCGTCAAGATGAGTATGAAAAGGCAAAATCCTGTACTGCTCGTGCTGAGGAGGAACAGCTTAGCTCAAGTGGAAGCTTTGTGAAAGATTTCAGCAAGCAACTTGAGAAAAAACGAAGGCTAGAAGAGGAAGCTCTTCAAAAG GCCGAAGAAGCCAGTGAACACTATAAAGCAAGCATGGCAGAggttgaagaaaaaagaaattatttggagAGCTTTAAAAGTGATGTTTTAACACAGCTTCGGGAGCTTATTTACCAGTGTGATCTTACTCTTAAAGCT GCAACAGTTAACctgttccagctgcagcatgctCAGGTTGTATCTCTGCCAGTTAACTGCCAGTCCCTCTGTGAGAGTGCCAAACTCTATGACCCTGGTCAGCAGTATTCAGAGTTTGTGAAAAGTTTGCCAAAGGATGGTGTTCCTGTTGAATCAGGTTGTTTTGAAACCCAGAATTCCCAGGTTGATGG ggTTTTTAATAAGCAATCAGCAAACAGCGTCCATACATCCCATGGTAACTTATCTCAGTGTTCAGGAGATTTTCCTGCTCAGACATTAGATGATGTGGGAAGCCCAGTTTATCATCGTTCACAAAAGGTTAGAGAGAAGAGATCTTCCAGCAACACAGATATTCCAG cagtGCGAGGGCCACCACCATTCAGATCATGGTCGGTTGGCAACCAGAGTGGAGGAATGTGCAGTGACTCTGAAAGCGCAGGGGGGAGCAGTGAGTCCCGATCCATGGATTCTCCATCTGCCAGCCCAG GGGATTTTAAAAGACGACTTCCCCgaacaccttccactgggaCTATGTCATCTGCAGATGATCTTGATGAAAGAGAGCCACCGTCTCCTTCAGACTGTG GTTTAAATGATCTCACATCTGAAACTGCAAATTCTCCAGGACCTTTTAGAAACGCTAATATGTCCAAAGCAGCGCAAACACACAAACTACGGAAGCTGAGAGCTCCATCGAAATGCAGAGAATGTGACGGCCTAGTAGTATTTCATGGAGCTGAATGTGAGGAG TGTTCACTTGCATGCCATAAAAAATGTTTAGAGACTTTAGCTATCCAATGTGGGCACAAAAAACTTCATGGAAGGCTTCACTTATTTGGAGTGGAATTTGCCCAAGCTGCTAAAAATTTTCCTGATGGCATTCCTTTCATCATCAAAAAGTGTACATCAGAAATTGAAAGCAGAGCACTGAATGTCAAG GGAATCTATCGTGTGAATGGAGCCAAGTCAAGAGTTGAAAAGCTTTGTCAAGCTTTTGAGAATGGAAAGGATTTGGTTGAGCTCTCAGAACTCTATGCACATGATATCAGCAATGTTCTCAAGCTCTATCTCCGCCAG CTTCCAGAGCCCCTGATTTTGTTTCGGCTTTACAATGAGTTCATTGGACTTGCAAAAGAAAGTCAGAATGCTAATGAGGAGTCGGATGCTAAACAAGCTAGCCCCAAAGCAAAGACGAGACAGTCACTCTGTATTGAACTGAATAGGATCATCATTAAAATTAAAGATCTTCTGAAACAACTGCCTGTACCAAACTATAACACTCTTCAGTACCTTATTGGACACCTTCACAG AGTTACAGAACAGtgtgatgaaaataaaatgtcagcCAGCAACCTTGGCATAATATTTGGCCCAACTCTGATCAGACCACGTCAAACCGATGCTACGGTTTCTTTGTCATCACTTGTGGACTACCCTTATCAGGCCCGGGTAGTGGAGCTGCTCATAACATACTATGAAAAGATATTTGATGTCTCATTGAAACCACTTCTGAGTGCTTCTCATGCTGAAGAAACAGCTGGTACGGGCAGAGTTGCTTTATCAGCAGATGAGAGGGAGCcgcagcagcagaggaaatcGTTTGTTGCTGTAAGGGAA CAGGGTATTCAAATAGTTCCATGTGAAAGATCTTCAGAAACAGCTGCACTCCTTTTGGAATTGAAGAATAgcaagaatacaaaagaagaagCAGATACATCTGTAACTG GTGATGTTGTGAGTCCAGCTTCAGAGAAAGACAATGATCCGTTCATTTCTCTAGGTGAAGACCCCTGTCAAATGAACTTAGTTGCTGTAAAACCCAACCGTCAGATTGCCAAAGTTCCATTGCGGGCTCCAAGGACAAAGCCAACGTCTCGCCCTGTCAGCCTGCCTGTAGACCGAATACTTCCTCCATGTGTTTTGAATGAAAGAAATTCACGAAATGCAGGGGCAATAAATTCAGAGAAGCTGGGCAGAAGCCCTACTATTGAAGAAGTCTCAGAGGTGAAGGCAGTCCCTGCTGTTGATACCTGCTGCAGACTGCCTTGTTACGACACCCAGATGCTGCGAAAAACTTGGGACAAGCAGTACAAACAGTATGATATCACAGCAAGGACAGCAATGATCGTGACTAATGTGCCCCAGGAGATCCGAGCACTCGAGAGTGGAACTGCAGGTGCTTTATCATCATCATGCAGCCTTGGTAACAATTCAGCTAAAGCCATTCTTCCTAATAAGCCATATTCTGTTGTCGGGTCAGGAaggacagcagcagaagagaatgGTCCTGATGTTAATCCTCTTGCTGCCTTTAGGGCACCAAGAACATTGCAGCCACCCCCAGGGACATTTTATAAACCACCCTCTaacaaatcaaaagaaaatggagatgGTTCTTCCGCTAAAGCTTGTGCACCCACCAGTGCTAGCTCTGTGCTCCCCCAGGATAATACTGTGAAACTGGCTAGGAGCTCTGCACTTCTGTCAGGTGATGCTGAACAAAACACAAACGAACAGAAATCTAGCTCAGAGGATATTCACTCCACAGATCTGAAGCCTGCTTACCATAGATTGAGACCAAAAAGGATCCAAGAACTGGAACACAGGGAAGCTCATTTTGTATAG